One part of the Rutidosis leptorrhynchoides isolate AG116_Rl617_1_P2 chromosome 1, CSIRO_AGI_Rlap_v1, whole genome shotgun sequence genome encodes these proteins:
- the LOC139896349 gene encoding uncharacterized protein, which translates to MEAVDEYTPLNLINDQKAEWKVRVKVHITCKKTYWKNPNNASSLEMILVDYEGNKIRAAIDKPGMAYWGNTFTEGHHFEMSSFGVAKQDDDVPLIPHAFKIHILRSSKVRKTDAFDVQRDVFRVVNYDDVNQRTLKSDEIFDVLGKLVELNPLRVTRSKGMDTKCIEFKLQDRRFFKYKSQLIHLKFKNTFKIQC; encoded by the exons ATGGAGGCTGTTGATGAATACACACCCTTGAACCTCATTAACGACCAGAAAGCTGAATGGAAAGTAAGAGTTAAGGTCCATATCACCTGTAAGAAAACATATTGGAAAAACCCTAACAATGCATCTTCGTTGGAGATGATACTGGTTGACTACGAG GGGAATAAAATTAGGGCTGCTATTGACAAGCCAGGGATGGCTTACTGGGGTAACACCTTCACagaaggtcaccactttgaaatgTCAAGTTTTGGTGTTGCCAAACAAGATGACGATGTCCCTCTAATTCCACATGCTTTCAAGATCCATATACTACGGTCAAGTAAGGTTCGCAAAACTGATGCTTTTGACGTCCAGCGAGATGTCTTTCGTGTGGTTAACTATGATGATGTCAATCAAAGGACTTTGAAGTCTGATGAAATTTTTG ATGTGCTTGGAAAGTTAGTGGAACTTAATCCGCTACGTGTTACCCGGAGTAAAGGAATGGACACAAAGTGTATCGAGTTTAAACTCCAAGACCGGAGGTTTTTTAAATATAAATCTCAACTAATtcatttaaaatttaaaaatacatTTAAAATACAATGTTGA
- the LOC139896358 gene encoding transcription factor TGA2.1-like, giving the protein MWIGGFRPSDDIELTINHVELFTEQKKKFLRLKDNLMKQESDTTKELDSLQKIISNYLSGNDFVNKGDECAMTNFSSHMSTLTGKFTILIDIMEKADILLQQSLTEMRRIMKETQQVAAVMTINDYFKRFFTLNNIWESRKSHN; this is encoded by the exons ATGTGGATCGGTGGTTTTCGTCCTTCTGATGATATTGag TTAACAATTAACCATGTCGAGTTGTTCActgaacaaaagaagaaattcctaCGATTGAAGGATAATTTGATGAAGCAGGAAAGTGATACTACTAAAGAGTTAGACAGTCTGCAAAAAATTATATCTAATTATTTATCAGGAAATGATTTTGTCAACAAAGGTGATGAATGTgctatgacaaacttttcaagccACATGTCAACTTTAACAGGAAAATTTACAATTTTAATCGACAtaatggaaaag GCCGATATATTGCTTCAACAGAGTTTAACGGAGATGCGAAGGATAATGAAAGAAACTCAACAAGTTGCGGCAGTGATGACCATAAACGACTACTTCAAACGCTTTTTTACATTGAATAATATCTGGGAAAGTCGTAAAAGCCATAATTAG